The Cyprinus carpio isolate SPL01 chromosome B8, ASM1834038v1, whole genome shotgun sequence genome segment CTGACAGATGgctttttaatttgttcatttaaaaaattacagtgaCTTAGTATGCCATCTCTCACAAATAATGCATCTTTCATAACTCATAAAACCCTTCCCTGACTTTATCTGCATTATTTTGCCAAACTAGTTATTTGCTACTTAAGTGGTGTTTTCATTGAATAGTACATTTACTCTCTCTCGAAGAATTACTTTTACTTCAAGTGCTTGTAGCCAGGATTACTAACCCAGACTAAAGAACGAGATGATGGTTACCGGACATACAGTCCAACATCCCTTCACCAAATAACACTGAACACTTCCAGTCACAAACACAGATCTGAACAGAAGCATTATGTGAGCCATTAGTTATCAAACCCCAGATATAAACCACAGTCAAAAACAACCAACCTACTCAcgaaaaagttgtatttttgtaattaaaaaaaattccagtttCCCAGGCCACTGGGAGCTTGAGGTTTTTGTAATTAGCCCATAAAGATTTCTTGAATATTTTCATACATGATGAAATAATGAAGGGcttctatttaaaaacatttgcaggTTTTACCCACAAGCCCCACACCGACGACTAGAGCTTCACAAGCTGTCTGCTCTTCTACAACAGACCTGTTTTGGACCCGTGACTCgattcaacatcaataataaacaaaaatctgtatGACTAacaactagggctgcacaattaatcaaatttctaatcgcgattacaattatggatgccacaattacaaaATCATTCAAATCAGCAATTTATCGTTCatagtccacttatgttattctgcgtgcttaagatgcgtttttttttttttataggttttattttgggtttttttattattttttttttttttttttttgtataattttattataatttttatttttttttttttttattttttaatgtgttttttttaatttaaaagaagaaaccaatctgatgtatagttgacatttgaaaAGCCTACAGaacctacagaaaagcattaaagtttttttcagttagagtgttttcagcttgtttaatttcatataaaaatacggcatgcagttgcatcaaacattGGTATAAAcgtcattcaatgtaaattgtgataatttcattaataattgCAACTataatttcaagggaataatcgacaattatgatttttgtcataaccTTGCAGCCCTACTAACAACCATTAAAGAGGGACTGAAACCTAAACCAAACACTGGCAAGGTATGCATGGCATAGACAATACAGCACCACTGATCAGTCAGCGAGCACCAGGTGACCTTACTGTGCAATACTGCATTGTGTAAAATCTTTTTCATCATGCTCAAGATGTCAACTTCATTGCACATAATGTTTTCAGTTATGCACATTTGTTGTCTTATGTTATGTGTCCTCTGTGTACAGTACTGTGTTGTATAGCatattgtgtatattgtatattgcattGTGTATAGTGCATTGTATTGAATAGCATActatatgtatattgtatattatattgtataattgtTTAGTGTATGATATGTGTGTGCAGATTTATACATGGTACACCactatttgtataaaaaaagaggCCAAGAACACGCCCTTAAACTAgtgctgcacgattaatcgaatgcgatATACATGAGCATCTTGtaagtaaagccggttctgtgatcagtagtaaatctccatcacctgcatttactacacagagccgtagttcactgacaagctatgcaaaaaaaTCGCAGGCAATATAATCACGTGAAGATATCGTttgcgataatgacagctgtttgcgtagtTTCTCAGTGAAcgatggctctgtgtagtaaatgctgctccatctgaaagcaccacatttactccaaactcacttcataacatcagtcgagtgtttgaaataaatgtttattagtcacgctgaatcagtgaaagcagttaaatcttctgtttagcTTATTCAGCTAGCGCTATAGGGAtctcctgggtttcttctgcggGGTGTATTTGGAGTTTCTCTGGCCTTCAGATGGAGATTCACTACTGACTACAGAACCGTGCTTTACTAACAGCCACAGCCTCTGCCTTATCACGACTGCATTTcaatttattgtgcagccctgcCTTAAACCAGTCTTTTCAGCAGAGAAAGCACCACGGTATCACCATCGCTTCACATGCACACGCGGATCAACAAGAACATGCGGAAACACACCTGAAGTTCACACCAGGCCACCTCCACCCAGGTGTCCGTGTCCAGGCCCTTGTAAACCGTCTTGAAGGAGCCGCGGCCGATCTCGATGTCAAACTTGAGAAAGCGTCCGCTGGGAGAGGTGGCCACGGCCTTCATCTCAGCCTCCTCCTCGTTCTCCTCGCTGGACGCCTTTATGTGAGTCTTCACGCCGTCCGCTCTGAGCTCTGTGCTGCCGCTCTCCAGCTCTTTCTGAGCCGTCTGGCTCTCCGTGCTCGATCCCTCCTGTAAACCGGATCGGAGGGCCAGAGTTCGGTCCACAATGGTCCTCAGGTTGATGCTGAGCATCTTCCCCTGCTCTTCACACTCTGGGTTGCAGTCGTTGGCCTGGGGCTCATCATTATCAGTGAACCACAGGCTCCTGCGGATGAACCTCTGGTGTTTGGAGGAGGGATAGGAGCTGGGCTCGCTGCCGGCGCGCACCAGCGCTGAGCTCTCCAGCTTATTCACGCTGCCCTCGCTGATGGTCTCGTAGATGCTGAGCTGCAGCTCGCACTGAGAGTTGGGCACGGATGAGGCGCAGCAGTCAGGTTTGGGCTCCATGGTTTGAATCAGTCACACGTTTGTGCCGCTCAAGATCGGCAGCACTGACGCTTCAGAGATAACACGTCCATCTGTGGGAACAACATATTCATCACAACGGCATTCAAGATTCATATTCAGTTTCAGGTTACACCACCACTGCTATTAATAAATCTTcatttctgtatgcatggaatacctGCCACATTTGCCAACAGAAAGCACCACATGCACACAGGTGTCATTCTTTAATTTTGACACCGGTGCTAATGTCCTCTAGTGTCTTTAAAGACAATAATTAGTCTGGTTGTGGGTTAGCTGGTCTTTggtgaaaagaaaaatatttatgtaaatttattttttctccactttaatttaaactgtaaacttgtatgcaaatgtggttttatcATTAAATAAGCATACATTTGCATATTATATAAACAGAAGGCACATAAAACTACACCTTTTACGTGTTTCTTAATTTATTGCACAATAAAGCGGTAGATCATtgtcaaaatccaaaataaagaaataaaacgcAATTTATGTATGAGCACTGATTATGTTTTCACCTCTTTTTGCAAAAGTGCAATAAAACGAGATTAAAAAACGAAATGATCAGAAAAAGGATTCAGTATCATTTTTTTCAGAGGTGCTACATACTTACAGTATGAGCAAATGTCACTTTAAGAGTTTGGCCTTTAAATGCTAACCAATGCTATTCTAATCGACGAAGgattattaataacaattcaCTGTTTATAAAGACGctagtttttatttagaatatttttaaaactgcaaaatattGCGGCAGCGTCAGAACTGCTCAATGCTTCACAGTCCCTCGTGTAAGTCTGCGATATCTACCCAGTAACGAATGAACCCTGAAgcgatgaggatgaggaggatgatgatgaggatgaggatgcagGTGCACAGATCTAATATCCTCCGTCATATGCATCGAAAATAAAGCCGCGATGATGTGAGACTCACATGAGGAAGCTCGAGCGTCGGTGGCAGATCTTCAGAGCAGCGACGGAGATGACGCGCTGACCGCCGGTAAAACGCGATAAATCACGCGCTGCGCATTTGCAGGAGTGTCGCCCCGAAGCTCCGCCGCATCTCATTCACCTCGGCATCCCTGGAAATGTCTCCGCTTGGACATCGCTGTGAACGCTGCTCCTCCACGCCCAGCGCCGCTGCTCCAATCAGAGGATCGTTCCCAGCATTCCTCTGCCTCCTCCTCACTTCACATCACATCATGAGCAGGCCTGACGAAACCACACATGACCGTTTCTGCTGAAGGAGACATTTCGCAGCATTTCcaagcagctcttttccatacagcaaTAGCACCAAGAGAAATGAACCTTAAAGGTTTGCATGCAACTCATGCACATTAATGCATTTGCATTAGATTTAGTCATtcatcagacgcttttatccaaagcgacttacaaatgaggacaagaagcaatcaaaatcaacaaaagagcaatgatacacaagtgctataacaagtttcATTTAGCCTAAATCAGTACAGGTAgaaactgtttatttatatatattatatatatatatatatatatatatatatatatatatatatatatatatataatatatatatataaagaaaacagatagatagaacatgatatataataaaaagaaaataaacaggttTTTTTAAGGGTTAGTAattgaatagagtgcaagtctaaaggGGGCAAGTtgttatagaatagaatagtttttagtcatttcttgaagatggtaaggactcagctgctgggattgggTTGAGCAGCTCATTCAaacaggagggaacagttaatgtacaAGTCTTTTATTGAAGATggtaaggactcagctgctgggatcggggtcagcagagctcattattatttaaagcaacatggactagaACACGTGCTGCAAActgagctgattttgacagggtaaaaagggtgtttttttacAGTGCCATTGGgaaaactatgttacagacttcaTTAAGACCccaaagaatcatatcaacttgtggaaaatgtgcATCCAATGACCTCTTAAAGTCGTAACATAAGGAATTCTGGTTCCGTGTCCAAGCCTCTGCTCATTTCCATTTCtatcaatattttaaacattcatagAAGATGAATCGCTGTCTGACCGTCTGAGATTTGGGTATGGACATAAAGGTCAGGACATTGTGTATACTGTAGAAGCCACCAAATAAAAGATGGTTGCATGCGtggaatttatctcacaattctgaccgtTCTTCTCATTCGACAAAGAATTCAGACTAAATCTCTTTTAATTCAGA includes the following:
- the LOC122138167 gene encoding serine/threonine-protein kinase WNK3-like, which gives rise to MEPKPDCCASSVPNSQCELQLSIYETISEGSVNKLESSALVRAGSEPSSYPSSKHQRFIRRSLWFTDNDEPQANDCNPECEEQGKMLSINLRTIVDRTLALRSGLQEGSSTESQTAQKELESGSTELRADGVKTHIKASSEENEEEAEMKAVATSPSGRFLKFDIEIGRGSFKTVYKGLDTDTWVEVAWCELQDRKLTKVERQRFKEEAEMLKGLQHPNIVRFYDFWESPLKGRSASCW